The Mastomys coucha isolate ucsf_1 unplaced genomic scaffold, UCSF_Mcou_1 pScaffold14, whole genome shotgun sequence genome window below encodes:
- the Lyg2 gene encoding lysozyme g-like protein 2, which yields MVPSVVFWGLIALIGTARGTYTHSMNFHVHPRLYHGCYGDIMTMETFGAPCDINNLMNCGIHGSEMFAEMDLKAIKPYRILIKEVGQRHCVDPALIAAIISRESHGGAVLQNGWDHKGQRFGLMQLDKNMYHPIGSWDSREHLLQSVGILTERIKAIKRKFPTWNAALHLKGGLTAFKLGMETIVTPADIEGDLVDDILARAKFYKRHGF from the exons ATGGTGCCCTCGGTGGTGTTCTGGGGACTTATTGCTCTCATTG GCACTGCAAGAGGCACATACACTCACTCCATGAACTTTCATGTGCACCCTCGTCTGTACCATGGCTGCTAcggagacatcatgaccatggagACTTTTGGGGCCCCCTGCGACATAAACAATCTGATGAACTGTG GGATCCACGGTTCGGAAATGTTTGCCGAGATGGATTTGAAAGCCATAAAGCCTTACCGGATCCTCATCAAAGAAGTGGGGCAGAGACACTGCGTTGACCCAGCCCTTATCGCTGCCATCATCTCCAGGGAAAGCCACGGCGGGGCTGTCCTACAGAATGGCTGGGACCATAAGGGGCAGAGGTTTGGCTTGATGCAG CTTGATAAAAATATGTACCATCCTATTGGTTCCTGGGACAGTAGGGAACACCTTCTTCAGTCTGTTGGGATTCTAACAGAAAGAATTAAGGCAATCAAGAGGAAATTTCCCACCTGGAATGCAGCTCTGCACCTGAAAG GTGGTCTGACTGCTTTTAAGTTGGGGATGGAAACTATTGTCACTCCTGCAGACATAGAAGGTGACTTAGTGGATGACATCCTTGCCCGGGCCAAATTCTATAAGAGACATGGCTTCTAG
- the Lyg1 gene encoding lysozyme g-like protein 1, with product MTPLWLLLGLLALTGSSESSGWGCYGNIRTLDTPGASCRIGRRYGLTYCGVRASERLAEVDRPYLLRYQPTMRLVGKKYCMDPAVIAGVLSRESPGGNYVIDLGNMGSGLGMVKETKFYPPTSWKSETWVSQKTQTLTSSIKKIKTRFPTWTADQHLRGGLCAYSKGPNFVRSNQDLNCDFCNDVLARAKYFKDHGF from the exons GCTCCTCCGAAAGCAGTGGTTGGGGATGCTATGGAAACATCCGCACCCTGGACACCCCAGGAGCATCCTGCAGGATTGGAAGACGCTACGGCCTGACCTATTGTG GAGTCCGTGCCTCTGAACGGCTGGCCGAAGTTGACAGGCCATATCTTCTGAGATATCAACCCACCATGAGACTTGTTGGCAAGAAATACTGTATGGATCCTGCAGTGATCGCTGGTGTCCTGTCAAGGGAGTCTCCAGGAGGCAACTATGTGATCGATCTGGGCAACATGGGCAGTGGACTCGGGATGGTGAAG GAGACAAAATTCTACCCTCCCACATCTTGGAAGAGCGAGACCTGGGTTTCCCAGAAAACTCAGACTCTGACATCTAGCATCAAAAAGATCAAGACTAGGTTTCCAACCTGGACCGCTGACCAGCACCTGAGAG GTGGACTCTGTGCCTACAGTAAAGGTCCTAACTTTGTCCGAAGCAACCAGGACCTGAATTGTGATTTCTGCAATGATGTCCTTGCGAGAGCCAAATACTTCAAAGATCATGGCTTCTAG